A segment of the Manis javanica isolate MJ-LG chromosome 10, MJ_LKY, whole genome shotgun sequence genome:
aatttgaaaataaatggctTGCAGATCCTCTAAAAAGGGTAATTTCATAACTTCATTCTGATAATAAtctcaattattttattatatacattattgcattttaaatattGCAGTTGGATGTGGAATACCAGTGATAAAAGTGAGCATCTTAATTAGTTTCCTGATTTTAATTAAGTACaaatgttttattgtttaaaatagttgtgtaaattgtatttctttatatttttaatctcaCTTTAATAGCTCAtcaaaatctcattttatttgaaatttttaggaTCAATTGCTGATTTTTATCCATTGATAGTTTGAACTTATTAATCAAAATCATATAATGttctttctttaatttgttaTTACAATAAAATCAGGctgaaattcatatatatatatatttatatacaaatacatatacatttatctaTCATCAGTCACCTGCCTATAATCTATAATTTATCAATCTATATGATCTATCTTTGCCCTTGTATAATTAGAGTAAATCTTAACTGATCATAGTGTAAGTTTTGGCTATTTGTTGGGTTCTGTTTGAAATAGTCACCCATACTCATCAGGGTACTTTAATAGTTTGGCTTATAATGTCTTAATGGTATTTTTGTTAAAACATTAAGATGTCTTCATAAAATTCATTagggagaatttttttttgtttggataACTGAAGTCATGATGAGATTATCTATTGTTTACCATGGTTCACTGTAAAGTAGTCTGGTCCTTTGCCTCATGAATGGTTAATCTTGTCTTCccaaatatatggaaattgaTGTTTAAGTTTTCCacatcttgatgaatttttaaaaccttgTTCATTAGCTGTAGGTCTACCTATTTTGTTGTTGTGGAATCATGATAGTATAAGCCATCCATaaagtttttctaattttctactgAACTAGTGTTTAtgtcttctttctgatttttaagtttaaatatgtTGCGCTTTGTTCATATTCATTCGTGTTTGATagaaatttatcaattttcttgacatttttaaaagaatcaacttttagattttctgtattttaaaattttattttctatcattaGTAAAATCCATATTCTACATATTTTGGATTAATTTTAtgggttttaaaaattttatgatgaGCAGGAATTGCTTTATTTCTGgttctattattttataaaataattggaTACATGAATGtttgcataattttttatttcttctgtgtatagcttttttatgttttatatgcaTTGTTATGAAGTATCTCTATCTCattccatatatattttctaaCTTCCAGAGATTTATATTTGGATtcattatttaattctttatttgtagcattagtaaattatttttatacaatttGGAGTATAAAGCCCCATTTTAAATAGACAGTAGTACATCATAATGTTTCCCACTTTCTCATCCACAGTTTGTAactcaagaaagagagaaaactttCTTAGAGGaaattgttttttcatgagaGTGGACAGTTATTTCCGCCTAAATCACACTTTTAAActcttgaatttattttatccTATTAGTTTTATGTGCTTTCACCACGTGGATCCTGACACTTCACCTCCCACCTCCATGTGGACATTCAGCTCAAGTCCCTGTAACCCATAAGTCAACAACTTGCTCCTCCCCAACGTTTCCTTTCTTGGGAATCCACAGATAATAGATGAGGCTTTTTATCCTCATTTCTAATAATTCTGTTTCTGATACCTTATGATTGCCTACATTTTAACCTTTACGCTTACCTGtatattcaaaagaatatttGTGAGATTTTATCTAGCATATTTTTTTTGTGCGTTTTTCTGGAGCATTAGAGATACCACTATCTTCTCTCTCAATGGTTCCTAATGCCCTCATTTATTCCGTTCAgtattttatcataaaatttcAATTCTTATTTGAATATTTGTACTATTTTATGAACATTTGAGTGATCATTTACTTATTTCACTAATAAGTTACCAGTGTcatgagaaactgttttttattatgttataaaATTAAGTTACATGGGGTCATGTATATCTAAAATGAATTTATGACAAGTatgcttccattttctttactGAGACAAATCTCCTACAAGAGGTGGATTAAAAAGCAAAGGGAAGAAATGAGTTGAATAAGGTACAATGTAAGTAAATCTAAAGAGGAACTGCAGAGTATAACAATTGAAATATagattattaaaagataaatgTAATAAACTTCAATAGAAAGGTTTGAAAGACACTGACCttttattttaactctttttattcagtgctattttattttttaagaatgacAAAATTCTTTTGATTGAGTCCTTGAAGGCTTTCTTCACTTGCTTATTTCTCAGTGTATAAATAAATGGATTTAGGGTAggtgaaatggaagaaatgagcAGTGAAACCACTTTGTTAATAGTCACTTCCTCTTTGGATGCAGGATTCATGTAAATGAACATGCAGGTGCCATAGGTGATGGAAACCACAACCATGTGGGAAGAACAGGTGGAAAAGGCCTTTTTTCTTTGCTGGGCAGAAGGAAATCCTAAAATTGTCTTGGTAATATAAGCATAGGACAGAACTACACATATAAGGGTCACAATAAGGGTCAGCAAAGCACAAAGTAAAACAGTTTGTTCCATGAACCTTGTGTCTGAACATGATATCTTCATTAGGGGAGAGGCGTCACAGAGAAAATGATCAATGGCGTTTGAGTCACAGAATTTCAGATTTAGCCCCAGACTAAGTGGGGAGGTTATGACTAACAATCCAGCCAGCCAACAGCAAAAAACAAGTCTCTTGCAGACCCTGCTGCTCATGATGGTCACATAATGCAATGGTTTGcaaatggccacatagcggtcataggacatagCAGCCAGCagaaaaaattctgttactgCAAAGAGGTCAGTAAAAAACACTTGAACGACACAAGCCTTATAGGCAATGACCTTGTCACCTGTTGCTATGTCATATAAGTACCTGGGAATGCAAGCAGTTGTGAATGAGATCTCTAAGAAGGAGAAATTTTGCAAAAAAAAGTACATGGCTGTTTTAAGGTGCGGATCCACAAAGGTGAGTGTGAGGATGGTCAGGTTTCCAGTCACACTCAGTGTGTAGGTGagaaatagaaagacaaaaatcaggaCCTGCATATCAGGGTCATCTGTCAGTCCCAGCAGAATGAATGTTGTTACTGTATAGTTTTTCATCACTAGTGGCTTCTGTCCAATCTGCATGACCAACAATTCAGAGAGATCATTATCCAGGTTATATTATCTGTGTAAAATTCGATTGTATCAATATTACCTTcactatattttcacattatattttaaatcatacTGTGGATATAACTAAGTTGATCTGCTACTTTGGTGTGCTTTTATGggtagaaaaaaatatcatttgactccTCCAAATTCTTCCCTATTCAGagctaaattaaaaaatcaccatATTGTTATACTTTTGGTTAACAGTTCAGTCTTAGTGAAAATGATAATACATGATATGTAAGTAGACTTATTCTAGAGTCTTGATCAGAACTTGGAGCTTCTATTCCAACTCTGTAATAAgcttcttccttcctgccttctttcctctatctttcttccatttttcctctttcagataagtgtatttttttttgtcttatgaaCAAGGCTAAACATTCATGGAGCACATGGAtgcttccttcttcttccttctacaATTCTCTATCAGTGTGCAAGCTGTTATGCAGAATATActgttttaaacacattttttgcatctatgtttaggACAAATTCATAACAAATTTGTCAAGTTTTTGTTACTTTGGCAAATTCAGTTAAAAATTACCCATgtggtatttttatattatcttgTTGCCTGTTTCAATTCCTTGGACCTATTATTTCCTGTTCATTTATGACTATACAATCTCTCACTGTTTTTTGCACAATTCctataattttatattacatcTGTCACTTAATGAACACTTAATTTCTGTTTCTAGTAAGGAGTAATTTCTAACATATTGAATTGACTACCAAACATATCTACTTATATATTGA
Coding sequences within it:
- the LOC108405320 gene encoding olfactory receptor 6C2-like: MKNYTVTTFILLGLTDDPDMQVLIFVFLFLTYTLSVTGNLTILTLTFVDPHLKTAMYFFLQNFSFLEISFTTACIPRYLYDIATGDKVIAYKACVVQVFFTDLFAVTEFFLLAAMSYDRYVAICKPLHYVTIMSSRVCKRLVFCCWLAGLLVITSPLSLGLNLKFCDSNAIDHFLCDASPLMKISCSDTRFMEQTVLLCALLTLIVTLICVVLSYAYITKTILGFPSAQQRKKAFSTCSSHMVVVSITYGTCMFIYMNPASKEEVTINKVVSLLISSISPTLNPFIYTLRNKQVKKAFKDSIKRILSFLKNKIALNKKS